One genomic segment of Vagococcus intermedius includes these proteins:
- the ntdP gene encoding nucleoside tri-diphosphate phosphatase — MRVPREGEFITIQSYKHDGNLHRTWRDTMVLKTSEHSLIGVNDHTLVTESDGRRWVTREPAIVYFHNKYWFNVIAMIREKGVSYYCNLASPYLLDGEALKYIDYDLDIKVFPDGEKRLLDVDEYEEHRQQMNYPSEIDFILKENVKILVDWINNQEGPFSPEYVELWYERYQQLSRKE, encoded by the coding sequence ATGCGTGTTCCTAGAGAAGGGGAATTCATAACCATTCAAAGCTATAAACACGATGGCAATTTACACAGAACCTGGCGTGATACCATGGTACTAAAGACTAGTGAGCACTCACTTATTGGCGTAAATGATCATACGCTAGTCACTGAGTCAGATGGTCGAAGATGGGTAACAAGAGAGCCTGCGATTGTTTATTTCCATAATAAATATTGGTTTAACGTTATCGCAATGATCCGTGAAAAAGGGGTATCTTACTATTGTAATTTGGCCTCTCCTTATTTGTTAGACGGTGAAGCTCTTAAGTACATTGACTATGATTTAGATATCAAAGTCTTTCCCGATGGTGAAAAACGTTTGTTGGATGTTGATGAGTATGAGGAACATCGTCAACAAATGAATTATCCGTCTGAAATTGATTTCATTTTAAAAGAAAATGTTAAAATTTTAGTTGACTGGATTAATAATCAAGAGGGACCATTCTCACCAGAATACGTTGAACTTTGGTATGAACGCTATCAGCAATTGTCACGCAAAGAATAG
- a CDS encoding AI-2E family transporter gives MFDKMKNSKLMFWSVELLVIALLIFVSSQISFVFQPIATFFSTLFAPVLIAGFLYYMLNPLVNFIMKKLKVKKNLAVGLVLVLLIAIIAFLMSTVIPNLAKQVTQLASNLPEFVKSTEQWVNQLLAHPMVKDLDYQQYLDQVDLSFGDIMKNVVNSLSNGIGSVISSIASTTMLIVTVPFILFYMLKDGDRFVPSIERYLPRNHKEEIIELLSKMSQTISSYISGQTLECLFVAVATFVGYQLIGIQYAFLFGCIAGATNMIPYLGPYIGLAPAVMVTIFTSPMQAVLACVVVLIVQQIDGNIIYPMVIGKSLDIHPLTIILILLVAGNLAGLLGMILGVPFYAVCKTIFIHIFDIIQLNRQKNAKGTKIIED, from the coding sequence ATGTTTGATAAGATGAAAAATTCCAAACTGATGTTTTGGTCAGTTGAATTACTTGTAATTGCGTTACTAATTTTTGTTTCATCACAGATTAGCTTTGTATTTCAACCTATTGCGACCTTTTTTTCAACATTATTTGCACCAGTCTTAATTGCTGGATTTTTATATTATATGTTAAATCCACTGGTTAACTTTATCATGAAAAAATTAAAGGTTAAAAAAAATCTTGCTGTTGGACTAGTCTTGGTCTTACTAATTGCTATCATTGCCTTTTTGATGAGTACAGTTATTCCAAACTTGGCCAAACAAGTTACTCAATTGGCAAGCAACCTGCCAGAGTTTGTTAAGAGTACGGAGCAATGGGTTAATCAATTACTGGCGCACCCAATGGTTAAAGATTTGGATTATCAGCAATACTTGGATCAAGTTGATTTATCATTTGGTGACATTATGAAAAATGTTGTTAATAGCTTATCAAATGGTATTGGTTCAGTTATTTCATCAATTGCGAGTACAACGATGTTGATCGTCACAGTACCGTTCATTCTATTTTATATGTTAAAAGATGGTGATCGTTTTGTGCCTTCTATTGAACGCTACTTACCACGTAATCACAAGGAAGAGATTATTGAGTTATTGTCAAAAATGAGTCAAACCATTTCATCTTATATTAGTGGTCAAACGTTGGAATGCTTGTTTGTAGCAGTGGCGACTTTTGTTGGCTACCAACTAATTGGGATTCAATATGCCTTTTTATTTGGGTGTATTGCTGGAGCAACGAATATGATTCCTTACTTAGGACCTTACATTGGTTTAGCACCAGCTGTGATGGTGACGATTTTCACATCACCGATGCAAGCAGTTTTAGCCTGTGTGGTTGTTTTGATTGTCCAACAAATTGATGGTAACATTATCTATCCAATGGTAATCGGTAAAAGTTTGGATATCCATCCGTTAACGATCATCTTGATTTTGTTAGTAGCAGGTAATCTTGCAGGCTTATTAGGGATGATATTAGGAGTGCCGTTCTATGCTGTCTGTAAGACTATATTTATTCATATTTTTGACATCATTCAATTAAATCGTCAAAAAAATGCAAAAGGCACGAAGATTATCGAGGATTAG
- a CDS encoding hemolysin family protein — protein MNADPESQSLVGQLVILVVLTLLNAFFAAAEIAVVSLNKNRIEQKAEQGDKKALRLFALLSNSSHFLSTIQVGITLVNILAGASLADAFAKKLAPLFGDATWAMQLSKISVLVLLTYISIVFGELYPKRIALNKSEEVARFAIGPISAIGVIAKPFVWLLSASTDLLSKLTPMKFDDVDNKMTRDEMRYMLEKEGVLESEELEMVQGVFSLDTTVAREVMVPRTDAFMVDLNDPIEENLALVLDNSFSRIPVYDNDKDKVIGVLHLKRLLKEAYSKGFDKIDLLSILQEPLFVPETIFTDDLLYELKRTQNAMAILLDEYGGMVGIVTLEDLLEEIVGDIEDESDEVEKLYSQIEENVYYVQGRMPIDDFNELFDKNLDMKDVDTMAGYLITALGTIPDEDEKLAYEVEDMELVSEEMEGSRVLLIKVTFNTPNPEDSSEPEEKETKKEDKKFFGKDSRD, from the coding sequence ATGAATGCTGACCCAGAGAGTCAGTCCTTAGTGGGCCAACTAGTTATTTTGGTGGTCTTAACATTGTTAAATGCGTTTTTTGCTGCAGCCGAGATTGCGGTTGTTTCATTAAACAAAAATCGAATCGAACAAAAAGCTGAACAAGGTGATAAAAAAGCGTTGCGACTGTTTGCTTTACTAAGTAATTCGAGCCATTTTTTATCGACGATCCAAGTCGGGATTACTTTAGTAAATATTTTAGCCGGAGCGTCGCTTGCTGATGCATTTGCTAAAAAATTAGCACCATTATTTGGTGATGCTACTTGGGCAATGCAGCTTTCTAAAATTTCTGTATTAGTGTTATTAACTTATATTTCAATTGTCTTTGGCGAGCTATATCCTAAAAGAATCGCTTTGAATAAGTCGGAAGAGGTTGCTCGCTTTGCAATTGGTCCAATCAGTGCGATCGGTGTTATTGCCAAACCTTTTGTCTGGTTATTATCAGCTTCGACAGATCTTTTAAGTAAACTAACACCTATGAAATTCGATGATGTTGACAACAAAATGACACGAGATGAAATGCGCTACATGTTGGAAAAAGAGGGCGTCTTAGAATCAGAAGAATTAGAGATGGTTCAAGGTGTTTTTTCACTTGATACAACAGTAGCCAGAGAAGTCATGGTTCCAAGAACAGATGCGTTCATGGTTGATTTAAACGACCCGATAGAAGAAAATCTAGCATTAGTTTTAGATAATAGTTTTTCAAGAATCCCTGTTTATGATAATGACAAAGATAAAGTGATAGGGGTCTTGCATTTGAAACGCTTATTAAAAGAAGCGTATTCTAAAGGTTTTGATAAAATTGATTTATTATCAATTTTACAAGAACCACTCTTTGTTCCAGAAACTATTTTCACTGATGATTTGCTATATGAGTTAAAACGCACCCAAAATGCGATGGCTATCTTATTAGATGAGTATGGTGGCATGGTAGGGATTGTGACTTTGGAAGATTTGTTAGAAGAGATTGTTGGTGACATTGAAGATGAATCTGATGAAGTTGAAAAATTATATTCACAAATAGAAGAGAATGTTTACTACGTCCAAGGTCGAATGCCAATTGATGATTTTAATGAGTTATTTGATAAAAATTTAGACATGAAAGACGTCGATACGATGGCAGGTTATCTGATTACTGCTCTTGGAACAATCCCAGATGAAGATGAAAAGCTTGCCTATGAGGTAGAAGATATGGAACTAGTCTCAGAAGAAATGGAAGGGTCAAGAGTACTTTTAATTAAAGTAACCTTTAACACGCCAAATCCCGAAGACTCTTCAGAACCAGAAGAAAAAGAAACAAAAAAAGAAGACAAAAAATTCTTCGGGAAAGATAGTCGCGATTAA
- the recQ gene encoding DNA helicase RecQ, translating into MTQTKHQILQTYFGYSEFREGQEEIIDALLQRQDVLGIMPTGAGKSLCYQIPALVFDGITLVISPLISLMKDQVSALKQVGVPAAYLNSSLTPTQQNKMLMNTRQGRYKLIYIAPEQLTTNRFLELSRHLKIDFISVDEAHCVSQWGQDFRPGYLQINDYINQLPIRPVVGAFTATATPLVKEDITQLLKLKDPYTITTGFDRKNLTFTVAKPKDKFDFVAKYVDNHEELNGVIYCNSRKNVEEVTERLNEMGYSATRYHAGLEDAERKLNQELFVTDQAKIMIATNAFGMGIDKSNVSFVIHYNMPKNMESYYQEAGRAGRDGSTAECVLLYSGRDVVTNQYFIDNNAENDQLSEEERDQFKKHEQERLKRMSFYCFTQDCLRHYILMYFGERSPHYCGNCSTCLANTEKIDVTISAQKIISCVKRLRENYGIRLVIDVLRGSEQQRIKSLHLDKLSTYGLMKETSEKQLRQMIEFMLAECYLEQVDGQYPTLKLGFRAIELLKPNATLMMNLVKEEAPKKKKRLANDDIKNPALFAKLQVLRRNFADQQKVPAYIVFTDATLREMTTNLPTTASELTKINGVGEAKLAKYGEDFLELITDYIAEQA; encoded by the coding sequence ATGACTCAAACAAAACATCAAATTTTACAAACTTATTTTGGTTATTCAGAATTTCGTGAGGGCCAAGAAGAAATTATTGACGCTTTACTGCAACGACAAGATGTGTTAGGTATTATGCCTACTGGTGCTGGAAAATCGCTCTGCTATCAAATCCCTGCTTTGGTGTTCGATGGTATTACACTCGTCATCTCACCGTTGATTTCTCTAATGAAGGATCAAGTTTCTGCGCTCAAGCAAGTCGGTGTCCCTGCCGCTTATTTAAATAGTTCTCTAACACCTACTCAACAAAATAAAATGTTGATGAACACACGACAAGGTCGTTATAAACTAATCTACATAGCGCCTGAACAACTGACAACCAATCGTTTTTTAGAGCTATCACGTCACTTAAAGATTGATTTCATTAGCGTAGATGAAGCCCACTGCGTTTCCCAATGGGGACAAGATTTTAGACCCGGTTATTTACAAATAAATGACTATATCAATCAGTTACCTATCCGGCCAGTCGTTGGTGCTTTTACCGCCACTGCTACCCCTCTTGTCAAAGAAGATATTACACAACTTTTAAAACTTAAAGATCCTTATACTATTACAACTGGCTTTGATCGTAAAAATTTAACTTTTACTGTTGCAAAACCAAAAGATAAATTTGATTTTGTTGCTAAATATGTAGATAATCACGAAGAACTGAACGGGGTTATCTACTGTAACTCACGAAAAAATGTTGAAGAAGTAACCGAACGACTAAACGAGATGGGCTACAGTGCTACCCGCTATCATGCTGGTTTAGAAGATGCTGAACGAAAACTAAACCAAGAACTTTTTGTGACAGATCAAGCTAAAATTATGATTGCAACTAATGCTTTTGGTATGGGAATTGATAAATCAAACGTCTCCTTTGTCATCCACTACAATATGCCCAAAAATATGGAAAGTTATTACCAAGAAGCGGGCCGCGCTGGACGTGATGGGTCGACAGCTGAATGTGTCTTACTTTATAGTGGGCGTGACGTGGTAACAAACCAATACTTTATTGATAATAACGCTGAAAACGATCAATTGTCCGAAGAAGAACGTGACCAATTTAAAAAACACGAGCAAGAACGCCTTAAAAGAATGTCATTTTATTGCTTCACACAAGATTGCTTACGTCACTATATTTTGATGTACTTTGGTGAACGAAGTCCTCACTATTGCGGAAACTGTAGCACTTGCTTAGCCAATACTGAAAAAATAGATGTGACGATTTCAGCCCAAAAAATCATCTCCTGTGTCAAACGTCTCCGTGAAAACTACGGCATACGTCTCGTTATCGATGTCTTACGTGGAAGTGAGCAACAACGTATCAAAAGCTTGCACCTTGATAAACTATCCACTTACGGTTTAATGAAAGAGACTAGTGAAAAACAACTGCGTCAAATGATTGAGTTCATGCTAGCTGAATGCTACTTAGAACAAGTTGATGGTCAATATCCTACTCTAAAATTAGGGTTTAGAGCAATAGAACTACTTAAACCTAATGCCACTTTAATGATGAACTTAGTCAAGGAAGAAGCCCCTAAAAAGAAAAAAAGGTTGGCAAACGACGATATCAAAAATCCAGCACTATTTGCAAAATTACAAGTATTACGTCGCAATTTTGCAGATCAACAAAAAGTCCCTGCCTATATTGTCTTTACCGATGCAACTTTGCGTGAAATGACAACTAATTTACCAACAACCGCCTCTGAATTGACTAAAATCAATGGTGTTGGGGAAGCTAAATTAGCAAAATATGGCGAAGACTTCTTGGAACTAATCACAGACTATATCGCAGAACAAGCATAA
- a CDS encoding exo-alpha-sialidase — protein MRLRFFIIGTLGLILLTFALTSFFYAKATNSGKKNRKPFTIFMTLLALIGLSGFSYMTYNFVQTKYLARHERQAEQLIDNTTGEKITTKANAKERLVLPTAYNTVETTHPSVVAFPEKWHGYKYWMAVTSYPKGDAAKENPHIFGSNDLVTWEAANDLKNPLDEPKSKEFDQDNNPKQYDSDTHIVYNKEKDRLEVFWRYVDDIKQEAIIYRADTLDGKTWSDKKITNRGPRKTDDWVSPAFVKDESGYKVWYVANGYRIWYRESQDGQTWTKPVEVNVPYENKTANMHHWHLDVQKIEGKYEMILVGSKQEGEKPDLEERHVMNLYHSSSPDGKQWTDLTPIIYPSQKKEAWDGRGIYRSCFIKENGKYYVFYSGIGFDDTRGIGLSYGADINNLTGVDMSNYADLHKKIK, from the coding sequence ATGAGATTAAGATTTTTTATTATTGGCACACTTGGTCTAATCCTATTGACCTTTGCTTTAACTAGCTTTTTCTATGCTAAGGCAACAAACTCTGGGAAAAAGAACCGAAAACCTTTTACTATTTTTATGACCTTATTAGCTTTGATTGGCTTAAGTGGCTTCAGTTACATGACTTATAACTTTGTCCAAACCAAATACCTAGCACGTCACGAAAGACAAGCAGAGCAATTGATTGACAATACTACTGGAGAAAAAATTACAACGAAAGCAAATGCTAAAGAACGCTTAGTTCTACCTACTGCTTATAATACTGTTGAAACAACTCATCCTTCTGTCGTCGCTTTTCCTGAAAAATGGCACGGCTATAAATATTGGATGGCTGTGACTTCTTATCCTAAAGGAGATGCCGCTAAAGAGAATCCACATATTTTTGGTAGCAATGACTTGGTAACTTGGGAAGCCGCAAATGACTTGAAAAATCCTTTGGATGAACCAAAATCTAAAGAATTTGATCAAGATAACAACCCAAAACAATACGATTCAGATACTCATATTGTTTATAACAAAGAAAAAGATCGTCTAGAAGTCTTCTGGCGTTATGTTGATGATATTAAGCAAGAAGCAATCATTTATCGTGCAGATACACTTGATGGCAAAACTTGGAGCGATAAAAAAATTACCAATCGTGGCCCTCGTAAAACCGATGATTGGGTATCTCCTGCCTTTGTAAAAGACGAGAGTGGTTATAAAGTTTGGTATGTTGCTAACGGTTACCGTATTTGGTATCGCGAAAGTCAGGATGGTCAAACTTGGACAAAACCTGTTGAAGTAAACGTTCCTTACGAAAATAAAACAGCTAACATGCATCACTGGCATTTAGATGTTCAAAAAATTGAAGGAAAATATGAAATGATTTTAGTTGGTTCAAAACAAGAAGGTGAAAAACCTGACCTTGAAGAGCGTCATGTTATGAATCTCTATCACTCATCTTCACCAGATGGAAAACAATGGACTGATTTAACCCCTATCATCTATCCCTCACAAAAAAAAGAAGCATGGGACGGACGTGGAATTTATCGTAGCTGCTTCATCAAAGAAAATGGTAAGTATTACGTCTTCTACAGTGGAATCGGCTTTGACGATACACGAGGGATTGGCTTGTCTTATGGTGCTGATATTAACAACTTAACTGGCGTTGATATGTCTAATTATGCAGATCTACATAAAAAAATAAAATAA
- a CDS encoding peptide chain release factor 3: MSNKLRDAVDSRRTFAIISHPDAGKTTITEQLLLFGGAIRQAGTVKGKKTGNFAKSDWMEIEKQRGISVTSSVMQFDFDGKRVNILDTPGHEDFSEDTYRTLMAVDAAVMVVDSAKGIEAQTKKLFKVCRMRGIPIFTFMNKLDRDGREPLDLLSELEEVLEIESYPMNWPIGMGKGLEGLYDVYNKRVELHRPEKYGTERFISLNDAGDIPADHPLHQDSVYNQALEDIELLVEAGNEFSEERIASGELTPVFFGSALTNFGVETFLETFLKFAPSPSAHTTVAEEEVSPYEEEFSGFVFKIQANMNPAHRDRIAFIRVCSGEFERGMDVFLERTGKKFKLTNSTQFMADSRETVESAVAGDIIGLYDTGNYQIGDTLYSGKLKVAYEELPQFTPELFMKVTAKNVMKQKSFHKGMSQLVQEGAIQLYKTVVTEDYIIGAVGQLQFEVFQHRMLNEYNTEVVLTPMGTKTARWIDEEDLDERMSSSRNILVKDRFEQPLFLFENQFAMRWFADKYPDIELKSLL; this comes from the coding sequence ATGAGCAATAAATTAAGAGATGCAGTTGATAGTCGCCGTACATTTGCGATTATTTCCCATCCGGATGCTGGTAAAACAACAATTACTGAACAGTTATTACTTTTTGGTGGAGCAATTCGTCAAGCTGGAACAGTTAAAGGTAAAAAAACAGGTAATTTTGCAAAATCTGACTGGATGGAAATTGAAAAACAAAGAGGGATTTCAGTTACTAGTTCTGTTATGCAATTTGATTTTGATGGCAAGCGTGTCAATATTTTAGATACACCTGGACATGAGGATTTTTCTGAGGATACGTATCGAACATTGATGGCAGTAGATGCTGCTGTCATGGTAGTTGATAGTGCTAAAGGGATTGAAGCGCAAACAAAAAAACTATTTAAAGTTTGTCGTATGCGTGGCATTCCTATTTTTACTTTTATGAATAAATTGGATCGTGATGGTCGGGAACCACTAGATTTATTATCTGAATTGGAAGAGGTCTTAGAAATTGAATCTTATCCAATGAATTGGCCGATTGGTATGGGGAAAGGGTTAGAAGGACTTTACGACGTTTACAATAAGCGTGTTGAATTACATCGCCCTGAAAAATATGGAACAGAGCGTTTTATTTCATTAAATGATGCAGGAGATATTCCAGCAGATCATCCCTTACACCAAGATTCAGTTTATAATCAAGCGTTGGAAGATATTGAATTGTTAGTCGAAGCGGGTAATGAGTTTTCAGAAGAACGCATTGCTTCAGGCGAGTTAACACCTGTCTTCTTTGGTTCGGCTTTAACTAATTTTGGAGTAGAGACATTTTTAGAAACTTTCTTAAAATTTGCACCAAGTCCTTCTGCCCATACAACTGTCGCAGAAGAAGAAGTCAGTCCTTATGAAGAAGAATTTTCAGGTTTTGTGTTTAAAATCCAAGCCAACATGAACCCAGCTCATCGCGACCGGATTGCATTTATTCGCGTATGTTCAGGAGAGTTTGAGCGTGGGATGGATGTTTTCTTAGAGCGTACTGGGAAAAAATTCAAGTTGACGAATTCAACTCAATTTATGGCTGATAGTCGTGAAACTGTCGAAAGTGCTGTAGCAGGCGATATTATTGGTTTATATGATACTGGTAACTATCAAATCGGGGATACCTTATATTCAGGAAAGTTAAAAGTAGCTTATGAGGAATTACCACAATTTACGCCTGAACTATTTATGAAAGTAACAGCTAAAAATGTGATGAAACAAAAATCATTCCATAAAGGAATGAGTCAGTTAGTCCAAGAAGGGGCTATCCAATTATATAAAACCGTTGTGACAGAAGATTATATTATTGGGGCTGTTGGACAGCTTCAATTTGAAGTTTTCCAACACCGTATGCTAAATGAATATAATACGGAAGTTGTCTTAACACCAATGGGAACTAAGACGGCTCGTTGGATTGATGAAGAAGATTTAGATGAGCGTATGAGTTCAAGTCGTAACATCTTAGTGAAAGATCGTTTTGAGCAACCGTTATTCTTATTTGAAAATCAATTTGCAATGCGTTGGTTTGCTGATAAGTACCCAGATATTGAATTAAAATCGTTACTATAA
- a CDS encoding DUF1827 family protein, which translates to MKLIDVTNSYPDLVSQQLDSTDATFIRVFTLGKSSVIYTEAPTHKEILITNKQRNIKQDEIQAVMRRLIKTEQEEHTLNMLQMDGIVEISIPVTQELEEESISVSQ; encoded by the coding sequence ATGAAATTAATAGATGTTACTAATAGTTATCCAGATTTAGTCAGTCAACAGTTGGATAGTACTGATGCCACTTTTATCCGCGTGTTTACTCTAGGTAAATCTTCAGTTATTTATACAGAAGCTCCAACACACAAAGAAATTTTGATTACAAACAAACAACGTAATATTAAACAAGATGAGATTCAAGCGGTAATGCGTCGCCTTATTAAAACAGAACAAGAAGAACATACCTTAAATATGCTGCAAATGGACGGTATTGTCGAAATTTCAATCCCCGTCACACAGGAGTTAGAAGAGGAAAGTATCAGTGTTTCTCAATAA
- a CDS encoding ATP-dependent Clp protease ATP-binding subunit codes for MKCQNCQQNEATIHLYATVGNERKQLDYCQSCYKSLKQQHEKQLSQQQDPYGLGAIDDWFRSLSKQLNQQNSTPPKTQAGNHNGTNNQPPHTNRESSLLTEYGLNLTEAARQGKIDPVIGRDKETMRVIEILNRRTKNNPVLIGEPGVGKTAVAEGLALMIANEKVPQKLANKEVIQLDVVALVQGTGVRGQFEERMQQLLQEVQNDDRIILFIDEVHELVGAGSVGEANLDAGNILKPALARGEIQMLGATTLNEYRIIEKDAALERRLQPVQINEPTQEETLAILKGIKTRYEDYHHVTYSEKALASAVSLSSRYIADRHLPDKAIDLLDEAGSKKNLTIQTINPDLLEKRIKENEQLKHTASIEEDFEKAAYYRDQLTKLMTLKEKEILDEDRPEITEKDMEKIVEQQTNIPVGALQEKEQQHLKTLADDLRQKVIGQDEAVDKVAKAIRRNRIGLNQKNRPIGSFLFVGPTGVGKTELAKQLAYELFGSKDNMIRFDMSEFMEKHSVAKLIGSPPGYVGYEEAGQLTERVRRQPYSLILLDEVEKAHPDVLHLFLQLLEDGRLTDSKGRTISFKDTLIIMTSNAGTGSVEASVGFGASRDGLTHSVLNQLDQFFKPEFLNRFDGIIEFQSLSKNDLLQIVDLMLLDLNQLLAKQALDLVVDDAVKQQLVELGFDSKMGARPLRRVIQEQIGDNLAEYYLENPDTDKFNARLTADQTIKIEQRPL; via the coding sequence ATGAAATGCCAAAATTGTCAACAAAATGAAGCAACTATTCACCTTTACGCCACTGTTGGGAATGAGCGTAAACAGTTAGATTATTGCCAATCTTGTTATAAATCTTTAAAACAACAACATGAAAAACAGTTGTCACAACAACAAGATCCTTATGGGCTAGGAGCAATCGATGATTGGTTCCGTTCCCTATCTAAACAATTAAATCAACAAAATTCTACTCCTCCTAAAACTCAGGCAGGAAATCATAATGGCACTAACAACCAACCGCCACACACTAATAGAGAGAGTTCTTTATTGACTGAATATGGCTTAAATTTAACAGAAGCCGCTCGACAAGGTAAGATAGATCCGGTTATTGGACGTGACAAAGAAACCATGCGAGTGATTGAAATCTTAAATAGACGTACTAAAAATAATCCCGTTCTCATCGGGGAACCTGGGGTTGGGAAAACTGCCGTTGCTGAAGGTCTTGCTTTAATGATTGCCAATGAAAAAGTGCCCCAAAAACTAGCCAATAAAGAGGTAATTCAACTCGATGTGGTTGCCTTAGTCCAAGGAACCGGAGTACGTGGGCAATTTGAAGAACGTATGCAACAACTGTTACAAGAAGTACAAAATGATGACCGTATTATTTTATTTATTGATGAGGTTCATGAATTAGTTGGTGCTGGGAGTGTCGGCGAGGCTAATTTAGACGCTGGCAACATCCTGAAGCCAGCTTTGGCTCGTGGTGAAATCCAAATGTTAGGCGCTACGACATTAAATGAATACCGTATCATTGAAAAAGATGCTGCCTTAGAACGTCGCTTACAACCTGTTCAAATAAATGAACCCACCCAAGAAGAAACCTTGGCTATCCTAAAAGGAATTAAAACACGTTACGAAGATTATCATCATGTGACTTATAGTGAAAAAGCCTTAGCTAGTGCTGTTAGCTTATCTAGTCGTTACATTGCAGATCGTCATCTGCCTGACAAGGCAATTGATTTGCTTGATGAGGCGGGGTCTAAAAAGAACTTGACGATTCAAACCATTAATCCTGATTTACTAGAAAAACGCATCAAAGAAAATGAACAGCTTAAACACACCGCTTCTATAGAAGAAGACTTTGAAAAAGCTGCTTATTACCGTGATCAACTAACTAAATTGATGACCTTAAAAGAAAAAGAAATTTTAGATGAAGACCGACCTGAAATCACTGAAAAGGATATGGAAAAGATTGTAGAACAGCAAACAAATATCCCGGTTGGCGCTCTTCAAGAAAAAGAACAACAACACTTAAAAACACTAGCAGATGATTTACGTCAAAAAGTAATTGGGCAAGATGAAGCTGTTGATAAAGTAGCTAAGGCTATTCGTCGTAATCGAATCGGACTAAACCAAAAAAATAGACCGATTGGTTCTTTCTTATTTGTCGGACCAACAGGAGTTGGGAAAACAGAACTAGCCAAACAATTGGCTTACGAATTATTTGGTTCCAAAGATAATATGATCCGTTTCGACATGAGTGAATTTATGGAAAAACATAGTGTTGCTAAACTCATTGGCTCCCCGCCCGGTTATGTTGGTTATGAAGAAGCAGGTCAACTAACAGAACGGGTACGTCGTCAGCCTTATAGTTTAATTTTACTAGATGAGGTAGAAAAAGCTCATCCCGATGTTTTACACTTATTTTTACAACTACTAGAAGATGGTCGTCTTACTGACTCTAAAGGACGCACCATTAGCTTTAAAGACACCTTGATTATTATGACAAGTAATGCCGGTACTGGTTCCGTTGAGGCAAGCGTTGGATTTGGCGCTAGTCGTGATGGACTGACACACTCCGTCCTAAATCAGTTGGATCAGTTTTTCAAACCAGAGTTCTTAAACCGTTTTGACGGTATTATCGAATTCCAGTCCCTAAGTAAAAATGATTTATTGCAAATTGTTGATTTAATGTTATTAGACTTAAATCAACTACTTGCCAAACAAGCACTTGATTTAGTCGTCGATGATGCTGTCAAACAGCAACTTGTAGAATTAGGCTTTGATTCAAAAATGGGAGCTCGTCCCTTACGTCGTGTGATTCAAGAACAGATTGGTGATAATCTAGCAGAGTACTATTTAGAAAATCCAGATACTGACAAGTTTAATGCTCGGTTAACAGCTGACCAGACCATTAAAATTGAACAACGACCTCTATAA
- a CDS encoding phosphocarrier protein HPr has translation METKNFHIIADTGIHARPATLLVQTASKFNSDINLEYKGKSVNLKSIMGVMSLGVGQGADVVISIDGADEADAMAAIVETMTKEGLSE, from the coding sequence ATGGAAACAAAAAACTTTCACATTATTGCTGATACAGGAATTCATGCACGTCCTGCGACTTTATTAGTCCAAACTGCAAGCAAATTTAACTCTGATATTAACTTAGAGTATAAAGGTAAATCAGTAAACTTAAAATCAATCATGGGTGTTATGTCATTAGGTGTTGGCCAAGGTGCTGATGTTGTAATTTCAATCGATGGAGCTGACGAAGCAGATGCTATGGCAGCAATCGTTGAAACAATGACTAAAGAAGGTTTATCAGAATAA